The Phoenix dactylifera cultivar Barhee BC4 chromosome 17, palm_55x_up_171113_PBpolish2nd_filt_p, whole genome shotgun sequence genome contains a region encoding:
- the LOC103715078 gene encoding protein DWARF AND LOW-TILLERING, which produces MLAGCSSALLSPRHRLRSDASVQLQGSHFQLQEKLYPSKQRMSTQRIDLPCSFSRKDAPRVALSLEKPAETRSSSCSFRPNPVTPSSSSVAAQAVSWEGRIEITEGGLWERRRSSKRFHERSLSEEDSCLDRAKRTRTGDATQFAGGEDDIWFPQSTKEHPLVEEGEEEKVFLVPNAALFPFYTSSSSTLVGSFETEKDLVTSVQPNYKSQSDSSSSSDTHSSSPKQQKDSSENVARNGSQIPYSTRSAGIAGQGENPQTEQQGIEIVSLLTSCAESVNSGNHEAVTFFLARLGELSSPTGTPIRRVAAYFTEALALRVVKLWPHIFSITPPRVLVDQTDDDDAVALQLLNQVSPIPKFLHFTVNERVLRAFEGKDRVHIIDFDIKQGLQWPGLFQSLASRPDPPSHVRITGIGESRQDLQETGARLARFAEAFNLPFEFHAVVDRLEDVRLWMLHVKREECVAVNCILVMHKALYDETGGALMNLLGLIRSTNPAIVLIAEQEAQHNDPRWETRLANSLQYYSAIFDSLDYSLPEDSPARIKIEEMFAREIRNLVACEGSERVDRHEKFERWRNLMVDRGFRCMGIGEREMLQSRLLLRVYDGENYSIVKQGEGNDGLTLNWLNRPLFTVSAWAPIDIAGSSSAPQPS; this is translated from the coding sequence ATGTTGGCTGGGTGCTCCTCAGCGCTGCTGTCGCCGAGGCACCGACTAAGGAGTGACGCTTCCGTGCAGTTGCAAGGTTCCCATTTCCAGCTGCAGGAGAAGCTTTACCCTTCGAAGCAGAGGATGAGTACCCAGCGCATTGACCTCCCTTGCAGCTTCTCCAGAAAAGATGCCCCACGGGTCGCCCTTTCACTGGAGAAgccggccgagaccagaagtAGTAGTTGCTCTTTTAGGCCGAACCCAGTAACACCTTCTTCGTCTTCCGTAGCGGCGCAAGCAGTCTCATGGGAAGGAAGGATAGAGATCACTGAAGGCGGGCTTTGGGAGAGACGGCGGAGCTCCAAGAGATTTCACGAGAGGAGCTTATCGGAGGAGGATTCGTGCCTTGACCGAGCCAAGAGGACAAGGACCGGCGACGCGACCCAGTTTGCTGGTGGTGAGGATGACATATGGTTTCCTCAGTCCACCAAGGAGCATCCACtggtggaagaaggagaagaagagaaggtctTTCTAGTTCCTAACGCCGCTCTTTTTCCATTTTACACCTCCTCAAGCAGCACATTGGTAGGTTCCTTTGAAACTGAAAAGGATTTGGTCACAAGTGTTCAGCCAAACTACAAGTCACAGTCGGATTCCAGTTCATCATCGGATACCCACAGTTCATCTCCAAAGCAACAGAAGGATTCCTCCGAGAATGTAGCACGGAATGGATCTCAAATCCCTTACTCAACTCGATCTGCCGGCATAGCAGGTCAGGGTGAGAATCCCCAAACGGAGCAGCAGGGTATCGAGATTGTGAGCTTGCTCACATCGTGCGCGGAGTCTGTCAACTCCGGCAATCATGAAGCCGTCACCTTCTTCCTAGCTAGACTTGGAGAGCTTTCCTCCCCGACCGGAACCCCGATACGTCGTGTGGCAGCCTACTTCACGGAAGCGTTGGCCCTCCGAGTCGTGAAGCTCTGGCCTCACATCTTCTCCATTACCCCACCGCGGGTGCTTGTTGATCagacagatgatgatgatgccgtTGCACTCCAGCTGCTCAATCAAGTGAGCCCGATTCCCAAGTTTCTCCATTTCACAGTAAACGAGAGAGTGCTCAGGGCTTTTGAAGGAAAAGACAGGGTTCACATAATAGATTTTGACATCAAGCAAGGACTTCAGTGGCCTGGTCTGTTTCAGAGCCTGGCTTCAAGGCCTGATCCCCCAAGTCATGTGAGGATCACCGGGATAGGAGAGTCTAGACAGGACCTTCAGGAAACAGGAGCTAGGCTGGCGAGGTTTGCAGAGGCCTTCAATCTTCCTTTCGAGTTCCATGCAGTTGTTGATAGATTGGAGGATGTGAGGCTTTGGATGCTTCATGTGAAGAGGGAGGAGTGTGTTGCAGTGAACTGCATCCTAGTGATGCACAAGGCACTCTATGATGAGACTGGAGGAGCTCTCATGAATCTGTTGGGTCTGATTCGAAGCACCAACCCAGCAATCGTTCTCATCGCCGAGCAAGAAGCCCAGCATAATGACCCCAGGTGGGAGACAAGGTTGGCCAACTCACTTCAGTACTACTCTGCCATCTTTGATTCACTGGATTACAGTCTACCAGAGGATAGTCCAGCCAGGATCAAGATCGAGGAGATGTTTGCGAGGGAGATCAGGAACCTAGTTGCCTGTGAAGGGAGTGAGAGGGTCGATAGGCACGAGAAGTTCGAGAGGTGGAGGAATCTGATGGTGGATCGTGGATTCAGATGCATGGGCATTGGAGAAAGGGAGATGCTTCAGAGCCGCTTGCTTTTAAGGGTGTATGATGGTGAAAACTACAGCATAGTTAAGCAAGGAGAAGGCAACGACGGCCTAACTCTTAACTGGTTAAATCGGCCTCTATTTACAGTGTCCGCATGGGCACCCATTGATATTGCAGGCAGCTCCTCTGCACCTCAGCCAAGCTAA